From a single Clostridium isatidis genomic region:
- a CDS encoding 6-phospho-alpha-glucosidase — MRKFSVLVAGGGSTYTPGIVLMLLENLERFPIRKLKFYDNDGERQDTIAKACEILIKERAPEIEFKATTDPEEAFTDIDFVMAHIRVGKYAMRELDEKIPLKHNVLGQETCGPGGIAYGMRSIGGILELIDYMEKYSPNAWMLNYSNPAAIVAEATRKLRPYSKILNICDMPIGIEEHMAKIAGLSSRKDMIVRYYGLNHFGWWSSITDKEGNDLMPRIKEHVSKYGYNVDIEEYQHVDASWSDTFAKAKDVLAIDPTHLPNTYLKYYLFPDYVVEHSNKEYTRANEVMDGREKFVFGECKKVIEQGSTEGITLHIDEHASYIVDLARAIAYNTKERMLLIVENKGAISNFDPTAMVEIPCLVGSNGPEALSIGEIPRFQKGLMEQQVAVEKLVVEAWEEGSYQKLWQALTLSKTVPSAKVAREILDELIEANKGYWPELK; from the coding sequence ATGAGAAAATTTTCGGTCTTAGTAGCAGGAGGAGGCAGCACATATACACCAGGAATTGTATTAATGCTCTTAGAAAATTTGGAGAGATTTCCTATTAGAAAGTTAAAATTTTATGATAATGATGGAGAAAGACAAGATACTATAGCTAAAGCTTGTGAAATCTTAATAAAGGAAAGAGCTCCAGAGATAGAATTTAAAGCTACAACTGATCCAGAAGAAGCTTTTACAGATATAGATTTTGTAATGGCTCATATAAGGGTTGGCAAATATGCTATGAGAGAATTAGATGAAAAGATTCCTCTAAAGCATAATGTTTTAGGTCAAGAAACTTGTGGTCCTGGAGGAATAGCTTATGGAATGAGATCTATTGGTGGAATACTAGAATTAATTGATTATATGGAAAAATATTCACCAAATGCCTGGATGTTAAACTATTCTAATCCAGCTGCAATTGTGGCAGAAGCAACAAGAAAATTAAGACCATATTCAAAGATATTAAATATTTGTGATATGCCTATTGGAATAGAAGAGCATATGGCAAAAATAGCAGGATTATCTTCAAGAAAAGATATGATTGTTAGATATTATGGTTTAAATCATTTTGGATGGTGGTCAAGCATTACTGATAAAGAAGGAAATGATCTAATGCCAAGGATTAAGGAGCATGTTTCTAAATATGGCTATAATGTTGATATTGAAGAATATCAACATGTAGATGCCAGCTGGAGTGATACTTTTGCTAAAGCAAAAGATGTACTAGCAATTGACCCAACTCATTTGCCAAACACATATTTAAAATATTATTTATTCCCTGATTATGTAGTTGAACATTCAAATAAAGAATATACAAGAGCAAATGAGGTTATGGATGGAAGGGAAAAATTTGTTTTTGGCGAATGTAAGAAAGTAATCGAACAAGGCAGCACAGAGGGAATTACCCTTCATATAGATGAACATGCTTCATATATTGTAGATTTAGCAAGAGCAATTGCTTATAATACTAAGGAGAGAATGCTGTTAATAGTTGAAAATAAAGGAGCAATATCAAATTTTGATCCAACAGCTATGGTTGAAATTCCTTGCTTAGTTGGTTCAAATGGTCCAGAAGCTCTTTCAATTGGTGAAATTCCAAGATTCCAAAAGGGGTTAATGGAACAACAAGTAGCTGTAGAAAAGTTAGTTGTTGAAGCTTGGGAAGAAGGATCCTATCAAAAGTTATGGCAGGCTTTAACTTTATCTAAAACAGTTCCTAGTGCAAAAGTTGCAAGGGAGATTTTAGATGAATTAATCGAAGCAAACAAAGGCTATTGGCCAGAATTAAAATAA
- a CDS encoding alpha-glucoside-specific PTS transporter subunit IIBC codes for MNKKSVLMEKIQRFGAAMFTPVLLFSFSGIMVSLAIVFKNQDIMGALANTDGMWYKFWHVIEEGAWTVFRQLPFLFVIGLPIGLAKKNNARAALESLVIYLTFNYFVSAMLSLWGPSFGVNFAQEVGGESGLTMIANIKTLDTGMIGAILIAGIVVYLHDRFFDKELPEWLGIFKGSSLVVIVGFFVMLPVALLMCLTWPKVQGGISSLQGFLRDAGVLGVGIYTFLERILIPTGLHHFIYTPFIFGPAVVENGIAMYFPQHLQDFASSAQSLKAMFPEGGFALHGLSKVFGCTGIALAIYSTARPEKKKAVAGLLIPATLTAAFAGITEPLDFTFLFVAPILFVVHSVLAATLAATSYAFGVVGDFGGGLIDWVAKNWIPLFKYHSGTYIAQIVVGLIFTAVWFIVFRYLILKFDFKTPGREGDSETTKLYRKSDYKAMKEAASTKEASNEDPRDIKAIKFLELLGGKENIVEVTNCATRLRVTVKDETLVAIADEFKEAGAHGLVKKGNAIQVIVGLSVPQIRERFERLL; via the coding sequence ATGAATAAAAAAAGTGTTCTTATGGAAAAAATTCAGCGATTTGGTGCAGCAATGTTTACACCAGTATTACTTTTTTCATTTTCTGGTATTATGGTTTCATTAGCAATTGTCTTTAAGAACCAAGATATTATGGGAGCTTTGGCCAATACAGACGGAATGTGGTACAAGTTCTGGCATGTTATAGAAGAAGGAGCTTGGACTGTATTTAGACAATTACCTTTCTTATTTGTCATTGGATTACCTATAGGCCTTGCAAAAAAAAATAATGCTAGAGCAGCATTAGAATCATTAGTAATATATTTAACTTTTAATTATTTTGTTAGTGCAATGCTAAGTTTATGGGGACCATCCTTTGGAGTTAATTTTGCTCAAGAAGTTGGCGGGGAAAGTGGTCTTACTATGATAGCAAATATTAAGACCCTTGACACAGGAATGATAGGAGCAATATTAATTGCAGGTATTGTTGTGTATTTACATGATAGGTTTTTTGATAAAGAACTCCCTGAATGGCTGGGAATATTTAAGGGTTCTTCTTTAGTTGTTATAGTTGGCTTCTTTGTAATGTTGCCAGTAGCCCTTCTTATGTGCTTAACTTGGCCAAAAGTTCAAGGAGGGATAAGCAGCCTACAAGGTTTTTTAAGAGATGCAGGAGTACTTGGAGTAGGAATTTATACATTCTTAGAAAGAATATTAATTCCAACAGGATTACACCATTTTATTTATACACCATTTATTTTTGGACCAGCTGTTGTTGAAAATGGAATTGCAATGTATTTCCCACAACATTTACAAGACTTTGCTAGTTCAGCTCAAAGCTTAAAAGCAATGTTCCCAGAAGGTGGATTTGCTTTACATGGATTATCGAAGGTATTTGGTTGTACAGGTATAGCATTAGCTATTTATTCAACAGCAAGGCCAGAAAAGAAAAAGGCTGTAGCAGGATTATTGATACCAGCAACATTAACAGCTGCTTTTGCAGGAATTACTGAACCACTTGATTTTACATTCCTATTCGTTGCACCAATATTATTTGTAGTTCACTCTGTCCTAGCAGCTACCCTTGCTGCAACATCTTATGCTTTTGGTGTAGTAGGAGATTTTGGAGGAGGTTTAATAGACTGGGTAGCAAAGAACTGGATTCCATTATTTAAATATCATTCAGGAACTTATATAGCACAAATAGTAGTAGGGTTAATTTTTACAGCAGTTTGGTTTATAGTGTTTAGATATTTAATATTAAAATTTGATTTTAAAACTCCTGGCAGGGAAGGAGATTCAGAAACAACAAAATTATATAGAAAATCAGATTATAAAGCGATGAAGGAAGCTGCTTCAACAAAGGAAGCTTCTAATGAAGATCCGAGAGATATAAAGGCTATAAAATTCTTAGAACTTCTTGGAGGAAAAGAAAATATTGTTGAAGTTACTAATTGTGCAACTAGATTAAGAGTAACAGTTAAGGATGAAACTTTAGTGGCTATAGCGGATGAATTCAAAGAAGCAGGCGCTCACGGTCTGGTAAAAAAAGGAAATGCGATACAAGTTATAGTTGGGTTATCTGTTCCTCAAATAAGAGAAAGGTTTGAAAGGCTTTTATAA